Proteins encoded in a region of the Prunus persica cultivar Lovell chromosome G4, Prunus_persica_NCBIv2, whole genome shotgun sequence genome:
- the LOC18781505 gene encoding glycine cleavage system H protein 2, mitochondrial, whose protein sequence is MASRLLWASRAASYLRIQVTHRGFASVVKDLKYADSHEWVKVDGNSATVGITDHAQDHLGDVVYVELPEVGAAVKQGEGFGAVESVKATSDVYSPVSGKVIEVNEELGNSPGLVNSSPYEDGWIIKVEISDSGEVKKLMDSEKYTKFCEEEDAH, encoded by the exons ATGGCTTCAAGGTTGCTGTGGGCTTCAAGGGCTGCTTCCTACCTCAGAATCCAAGTGACCCACAGAGGGTTTGCTTCTG TTGTGAAGGATCTTAAGTATGCCGATTCTCATGAGTGGGTTAAAGTCGATGGAAACTCTGCAACTGTTGGAATAACTGATCATGCTCAAGATCATTTAGGTGATGTTGTTTATGTTGAGTTGCCTGAAGTGGGGGCTGCTGTGAAGCAGGGTGAAGGTTTTGGAGCGGTTGAAAGTGTCAAGGCAACAAGTGATGTTTACTCTCCTGTGTCAGGAAAAGTGATTGAAGTCAATGAAGAGCTTGGCAACTCCCCTGGTTTG GTCAACTCAAGCCCATATGAGGATGGATGGATAATTAAAGTCGAGATAAGTGATAGCGGTGAAGTGAAAAAGCTGATGGACTCAGAAAAGTACACCAAGTtttgtgaagaagaagatgcacATTGA